A part of Solibacillus sp. FSL H8-0538 genomic DNA contains:
- a CDS encoding DUF1189 family protein — protein sequence MKISHMQLLVDSLIHPKKLAAYRIMSIGKVIQYVFLLILLVTAFSLGQFITTGAQEVFNYEEIEQYATDLKWLVYPIAAVLLFVMNSLIMFAKISFYAFACSFLLKPMNRRGEYRQIWRTTAFAITWATLLSIVFAIFPVSSKFITIVSIFITMMIVIVALTKYPLLKR from the coding sequence ATGAAAATTTCTCACATGCAATTATTAGTTGATAGTTTAATCCATCCAAAAAAGCTTGCCGCTTACCGCATTATGTCGATCGGCAAGGTTATTCAGTATGTTTTCTTACTGATCCTACTCGTGACGGCATTTTCGCTTGGTCAATTTATCACAACAGGTGCACAGGAAGTATTTAATTATGAAGAGATTGAACAATATGCTACCGACTTAAAATGGCTTGTGTATCCAATTGCCGCAGTGTTGTTATTCGTTATGAATTCACTCATTATGTTCGCTAAAATTAGCTTTTATGCTTTTGCTTGTTCATTTTTACTAAAGCCGATGAATCGTCGCGGTGAGTATCGTCAAATTTGGCGTACTACTGCCTTTGCCATTACATGGGCAACTTTATTATCCATTGTATTTGCTATTTTCCCTGTATCTAGTAAATTTATTACAATTGTGAGTATTTTTATTACAATGATGATCGTAATTGTTGCACTAACAAAATATCCTTTACTAAAACGGTGA
- a CDS encoding superoxide dismutase, with product MAYELPQLTYAYDALAPHIDATTMEIHHSKHHNTYVTNLNAAIAGTEFEGKDINELIAAIDALPADKQTAVRNNGGGHANHSLFWEVIAPGGSNTPVGEVAAAIEAKFGSFEAFKEAFAAAATTRFGSGWAWLIIDGDGVAITSTPNQDSPVMEGKTPILGLDVWEHAYYLNYQNRRPDYIGAFWNVVNWDVVEAKFQDAK from the coding sequence ATGGCTTATGAATTACCACAATTAACTTATGCTTATGACGCATTAGCACCACATATCGATGCAACAACAATGGAGATTCACCACTCTAAACACCACAATACGTATGTAACAAATTTAAACGCTGCAATCGCAGGTACTGAATTCGAAGGCAAAGACATCAACGAGTTAATCGCTGCTATCGACGCTTTACCAGCTGACAAACAAACAGCTGTACGCAACAATGGTGGCGGTCACGCTAACCACTCATTATTCTGGGAAGTAATCGCTCCAGGCGGTTCTAACACTCCAGTTGGCGAAGTAGCAGCAGCTATCGAAGCTAAATTCGGTTCTTTCGAAGCTTTCAAAGAAGCTTTCGCTGCAGCGGCAACTACTCGCTTCGGTTCAGGTTGGGCTTGGTTAATCATTGACGGTGACGGCGTAGCAATTACTTCAACTCCAAACCAAGACTCTCCTGTTATGGAAGGCAAAACGCCTATCCTAGGCTTAGATGTTTGGGAGCACGCATACTACTTAAACTACCAAAACCGTCGTCCAGACTATATCGGCGCTTTCTGGAACGTAGTGAACTGGGACGTAGTAGAAGCTAAATTCCAAGACGCAAAATAA
- the crcB gene encoding fluoride efflux transporter CrcB produces the protein MIYVAIGGFFGAIARFLVGGWITNCTSSTFPVGTLFINVVGSFLLGICFSLNPLESVVLLCAIGFLGAFTTFSTFCYEIVKLWHDKKRTVALVYVALSFIIGISAAVLGFQLN, from the coding sequence ATGATATATGTAGCGATTGGAGGCTTCTTCGGTGCGATTGCTCGTTTCCTAGTAGGTGGCTGGATAACAAATTGCACGAGCAGCACCTTTCCTGTGGGAACATTGTTCATCAATGTTGTCGGGTCATTTTTATTAGGGATTTGCTTTAGCTTAAACCCGTTGGAATCCGTTGTCTTATTATGTGCAATTGGATTTTTAGGCGCCTTTACAACATTTTCGACTTTTTGTTATGAGATTGTAAAGCTGTGGCACGATAAAAAAAGAACTGTGGCATTAGTTTATGTTGCACTGTCATTTATTATTGGAATTAGTGCAGCCGTCCTTGGATTTCAACTAAACTAA
- the crcB gene encoding fluoride efflux transporter CrcB, protein MNIFAVGIGGALGAMLRYVVSEVIPFNGGFPIATLIVNLLGSFLLALIVTKSSLVKNAHLKLAMTTGFLGAFTTFSTFSFETFILIENEAYFTAVCYVGISLIGGIALSFFGFWCGKGEQV, encoded by the coding sequence TTGAATATTTTCGCCGTCGGGATTGGCGGCGCACTCGGAGCAATGCTACGTTATGTTGTGAGCGAAGTTATACCATTTAACGGCGGATTTCCGATTGCTACATTAATCGTCAATCTACTTGGCAGCTTCTTACTTGCCTTAATAGTAACAAAATCTTCTCTTGTGAAAAATGCACACTTAAAACTCGCCATGACAACAGGCTTTTTAGGAGCCTTTACAACATTTTCAACCTTTAGCTTCGAAACGTTTATACTTATTGAGAACGAAGCATATTTTACCGCTGTTTGTTATGTAGGGATATCTTTAATTGGTGGCATTGCTCTTAGCTTTTTCGGCTTTTGGTGCGGAAAAGGTGAGCAGGTATGA
- a CDS encoding DUF456 domain-containing protein gives MDSIAWIVIIALFIIAFIGLIYPIIPSVLFILGGFIAYGLFYSFSELPWWFWLIELLFVVLLFAADTIANLVGVKKFGGSKAGMWGSTIGLLVGPFVIPIFGILVGPFLGAVIGELIITRTSIQQAIKIGIGSVIGFLTSVVTKGIIQVVMLVIFVFAI, from the coding sequence TTGGATAGTATAGCTTGGATTGTCATTATTGCATTGTTTATCATCGCATTTATTGGTCTTATTTATCCGATCATTCCGTCCGTGCTATTTATACTAGGCGGCTTTATTGCGTATGGCCTTTTTTATAGTTTTAGTGAGCTACCATGGTGGTTCTGGTTAATTGAACTATTATTTGTTGTATTATTATTTGCTGCAGATACTATAGCAAACTTAGTTGGCGTGAAGAAGTTCGGCGGTTCAAAGGCGGGCATGTGGGGTAGTACAATTGGATTATTAGTGGGTCCGTTCGTCATTCCGATTTTTGGGATTTTAGTCGGCCCATTTCTAGGTGCAGTTATCGGAGAATTAATAATTACTCGAACGTCTATACAGCAGGCGATTAAAATCGGTATTGGCTCTGTTATCGGGTTTTTAACATCCGTTGTCACAAAGGGAATTATTCAAGTAGTAATGCTCGTGATTTTTGTATTTGCTATTTAA